AACCCCTTGGTGACCATCTGCGTGCCCAGGAGAAAGTCGGTCCGGCCGTCGCGGAACCCTCCGAGGATCGCCGCGGCCGCGCCGCGGCGCTTGACGGTGTCGAAATCGAGTCGCGCGATGCGCGCTTCGGGGAACATCCGCGCCACCTCCCGCTCGATCTTTTGAATTCCCACGCCGCCGAACCAGAGGTCGGTGGCGCCGCACCCCCGGCAGGCCGGGGTGAGCTTCCGCTGCGCGCCGCAATAGTGGCAGCGGAGGGTCGAGTCCTCCGAGTGGACCGTGAGGGAAACGTCGCACCGCTCGCACCGCGCCACGTCGCCGCACCCGCGGCACTGGAGATAGGTCGAGTGGCCGCGGCGATTGAGAAAGAGAATTCCCTGCTCGCGCCGCTCGAGCGTCCGGGCCATCGCGTCCGTGAGGATCGGGGTCAAATATCGGGAGACGGGGAGGGGCGATCCGCCCCCGGCAGCCCCGCGGAAATCGGGCGCGGCGCGGCTCCTCAGATCCGCCACGCGCACGGTCGCGAGCGGCCTGCCGTCGACGCGGTGCGGCAAGGAGAGAAGCGTGTACGTCCCCCGCTTGGCCCGCGCATAGCTCTCCAAGCTCGGCGTGGCCGAGGAGAGAACGACCGTCGCGCCGAGGCGCTGGGCGCGGACGAGCGCGACGTCGCGCGCGTGGTACCGCGGGGAATCCTCCTGCTTGTAGGCCCCGTCCTGCTCCTCATCCACGACGAGCAGCCGGAGGTCGCGGAACGGCAGGAGCACGGCCGAGCGCGTCCCGACCACGAGATCCAGCTCCCCCGCGGCGACGGCCCGCCACACCTCGGCCCGCTCCCTCGGACGGAGGGTCGAGTGGTAGAGCGCGACCCTCTCGAGCCCGCTCCTGCGAAACGCGTCGAGCGCCTGGGGAGAGAGGGCGATCTCGGGGACGAGGATGAGCGCCTGACCGCCGCGGCGGACGACTTCGAGCGCGGCGTGGAGGTAGACCGCCGTCTTGCCGCTGCCGGTCACGCCGTAGAGGAGAAACGGGTGGAACGCCGGGTCGCGTAAGGCGGTTTCCAGGGCCTCGAGCGCGGCGCGCTGATCCGGATTGAGCGCCTCCCGCCCGGGAGGCTCCGCGGCGCGCCATCCCTCTTCCTCGATTTCCGCGCTGCGCATCGCGCGCTGGGTCAGCCCGGTGGGCGACGGAGCGGCGGCGTGGAGGACCTCACCGAGCGTGGTGGCGTAGTAATCCGCGATCCACCGGCAGAGCCCGAGCAGCTCCTCGGTCAGAACGAGGCGCGGCTCGGGGATCCCCGCGATCGGGCGCACGCGGAAGGAGGGCCGCTTGGGCTCGAGGTCGAGCACGGTGCCGAGGACGCGGCGTGGCCCCACGGGCACGAGCACGCGGAGGCCAGCCTGGAACACCTCTTCGTCCGGCAGCTCGTAGACGAGGGTCTCCTGATCGGGCAGCGGAATGGGAACGGCGACTCGGACCAGGCGCATCGTGGGGGGCATGGTAGCACCCGGCGCCGCGGCGCTGCGGACTGACGCGGGGGGCGGCAAGGGCGAAGCTTACGAGGAGGGGGTCTGACGCTCCGTGACGGTCTGGCCGAGCAGCTGATTGATCCGCTCGACGAGCTTCCGCGG
Above is a genomic segment from Candidatus Eisenbacteria bacterium containing:
- the priA gene encoding primosomal protein N'; protein product: MRLVRVAVPIPLPDQETLVYELPDEEVFQAGLRVLVPVGPRRVLGTVLDLEPKRPSFRVRPIAGIPEPRLVLTEELLGLCRWIADYYATTLGEVLHAAAPSPTGLTQRAMRSAEIEEEGWRAAEPPGREALNPDQRAALEALETALRDPAFHPFLLYGVTGSGKTAVYLHAALEVVRRGGQALILVPEIALSPQALDAFRRSGLERVALYHSTLRPRERAEVWRAVAAGELDLVVGTRSAVLLPFRDLRLLVVDEEQDGAYKQEDSPRYHARDVALVRAQRLGATVVLSSATPSLESYARAKRGTYTLLSLPHRVDGRPLATVRVADLRSRAAPDFRGAAGGGSPLPVSRYLTPILTDAMARTLERREQGILFLNRRGHSTYLQCRGCGDVARCERCDVSLTVHSEDSTLRCHYCGAQRKLTPACRGCGATDLWFGGVGIQKIEREVARMFPEARIARLDFDTVKRRGAAAAILGGFRDGRTDFLLGTQMVTKGFHFPGVTLVGIIVADLQLNLPDFRAAERTFQILTQVAGRAGRGESPGEVIMQSYDPDHPALRCAAAQDYAAFFALEAAERRELEYPPFGHLVEVEVSGKSKERVIAGVDEIKRVLARAASGTEVSILGPAPKALSRIKGMERWHLLLRSTSRKAMRDLLNRGLPATRGLRLPGIRIAIDVDPRQLL